The following DNA comes from Thermus oshimai DSM 12092.
TTTTGGGCTGGCCGCTTGGTACGGTGAAGAGCCGGATCCGCCGCGCCTTGGCCAAGCTGGAGGGGAAGCTCCGATGACCCACCCGGACCCCGACGACCTCCTTCGCCTGGCTTTAGACCTCCTCCCCGAGGGGCAAGGGGCGGGCCTTAGGGCCCATCTGCGCCGCTGCCCCTCCTGCCGCGCCGCCTACCGCGCCTACCTCGAGGCCTTGACCGCCTTAGCCCCTGAGGAGCCCGTGCCCCCTTCCTGGGAGGAGGAGCTAAGGGAGCGCCTCCGCCCAAGGCCCCTCCCGTCGCGCCGGCGGGTTCTGGCCCTCTGGCTTACCGCCCTCCTCCTCACCCTCCTAGGAGCCTTTGGGCTCCGGACCTGGCAGAAGGCGCTTGCCGAGAGGCGCTTTTTCGCCCTGGCGGCCGAGCCTGGGGCCCGGCTCATGCCCCTCCTCGCCCCCTCGGGGCAGCAGACGGGCTGGGCCCTGCGCACCTCGGGGGGTGAGGTGCTTCTCCTCCTCAAGTCCCCCCTGCCCCCGGGCCGGGTCTACCAGGCCTGGCTCCTCCAGGAGGGCCACCGGAAGAGCCTCGGCCTTTCCCCCA
Coding sequences within:
- a CDS encoding anti-sigma factor domain-containing protein — its product is MTHPDPDDLLRLALDLLPEGQGAGLRAHLRRCPSCRAAYRAYLEALTALAPEEPVPPSWEEELRERLRPRPLPSRRRVLALWLTALLLTLLGAFGLRTWQKALAERRFFALAAEPGARLMPLLAPSGQQTGWALRTSGGEVLLLLKSPLPPGRVYQAWLLQEGHRKSLGLSPTPLLELGPLPEGSLVGVSVEPPGGSPAPTTPSVGRARI